The following coding sequences lie in one Synechococcus sp. CC9902 genomic window:
- the ftsY gene encoding signal recognition particle-docking protein FtsY, giving the protein MVFNWFEREASSSGETPSTPDSPAVEQQPPEDAVQVIPEPDLSALQDAGDQNGEGQDDEVQEEDEALVWAREAYARLKAQQQAAATAPKTPVSTTPEPEPEATPEPTSAVDPEIAAEPSPLVSLTPEVSPEPTPAPTVGGSLLEQAAAQRQQRQQEQEVRALEVAPEPTISTPPPPAADAVEPTLGEFDEDFTWSAQVLAAQGRRADQMSLEEIDWLGRLRRGLEKTRQGFVTGLLENLGDDPLTPEVLDELETLLLRADAGVQATDQVLEALRQRMNEEVVDPVEGIRFLKDQLRGLLDAPIKASGVPLLAPERGRLNIWLMVGVNGVGKTTTLGKLANLAVRSGYSALIAAADTFRAAAVQQVEVWGERSDVPVISNPSSNADPAAVVFDAIGAARSRETDLLLVDTAGRLQTKHNLMEELQKVRKIIDRLAPEANVESLLVLDASQGQNGLRQAMAFAKAAGLTGVVVTKLDGTARGGVALAVSSEAGLPIRFIGAGEGIRDLRPFNSFEFVEALLAGR; this is encoded by the coding sequence ATGGTGTTCAACTGGTTCGAGCGTGAAGCCTCTTCCTCTGGGGAAACCCCTTCAACGCCAGATTCACCAGCGGTTGAACAACAACCGCCTGAAGACGCCGTTCAGGTGATTCCTGAGCCAGATCTTTCAGCTCTTCAAGACGCTGGTGATCAAAACGGTGAAGGGCAAGACGACGAAGTGCAGGAAGAAGATGAAGCGTTGGTTTGGGCCCGTGAGGCCTACGCGCGGTTGAAGGCACAGCAACAAGCTGCTGCTACGGCGCCAAAAACACCAGTTTCGACAACTCCTGAGCCTGAGCCAGAAGCCACTCCCGAGCCAACTTCGGCTGTAGATCCAGAGATTGCAGCGGAACCGAGCCCACTTGTTTCGCTAACGCCAGAGGTCAGTCCAGAACCCACCCCAGCTCCAACGGTTGGTGGGTCCTTGCTTGAGCAGGCCGCGGCCCAACGTCAACAGCGCCAACAAGAGCAGGAGGTTCGTGCACTTGAGGTGGCGCCTGAACCGACCATCAGCACCCCACCGCCTCCAGCCGCAGACGCTGTGGAGCCGACCCTTGGTGAATTTGATGAAGACTTCACCTGGTCTGCTCAGGTTTTGGCAGCTCAGGGCCGACGTGCTGATCAGATGTCGCTTGAGGAAATCGACTGGCTTGGAAGGCTCCGTCGTGGTCTGGAGAAGACACGGCAAGGCTTTGTCACCGGCCTATTGGAAAACCTCGGCGATGACCCCCTCACGCCAGAGGTGCTTGACGAACTCGAGACCCTGTTGCTGCGTGCCGATGCCGGTGTTCAGGCCACCGATCAGGTGTTGGAAGCGTTGCGACAGCGGATGAATGAAGAGGTTGTGGATCCCGTTGAGGGAATCCGTTTTCTCAAGGATCAACTGCGTGGTTTGCTGGATGCTCCGATCAAGGCCAGCGGAGTTCCACTTCTTGCGCCAGAGCGAGGTCGTCTCAATATTTGGTTGATGGTGGGAGTGAACGGTGTGGGCAAAACCACAACGCTCGGGAAATTGGCAAATCTTGCTGTGCGGAGTGGCTATTCAGCTCTAATTGCAGCTGCAGACACCTTTCGGGCAGCAGCCGTTCAACAGGTTGAGGTTTGGGGTGAGCGCAGCGATGTTCCGGTGATTTCCAATCCCAGTAGCAATGCAGATCCTGCGGCGGTGGTGTTCGATGCCATCGGTGCTGCTCGATCCCGTGAAACCGACCTGCTGTTGGTGGATACGGCAGGGCGATTGCAGACGAAGCACAACTTGATGGAAGAACTGCAGAAAGTTCGGAAAATCATTGATCGTCTTGCACCAGAGGCGAATGTTGAGTCGTTGTTGGTGCTAGATGCCAGCCAAGGTCAGAACGGTTTGCGGCAAGCGATGGCTTTTGCGAAAGCAGCTGGTTTAACAGGAGTTGTTGTGACCAAACTCGATGGCACGGCCCGAGGTGGTGTCGCTTTGGCGGTGTCGTCGGAAGCGGGCTTGCCCATCCGTTTCATTGGTGCTGGCGAGGGGATCCGTGATCTCAGGCCGTTCAACAGTTTTGAATTCGTTGAGGCTCTACTGGCCGGACGATGA
- a CDS encoding PP2C family protein-serine/threonine phosphatase has translation MSSKPPRRHSTPVQRAVAPSPQAMASLRQLFDSLSNEQRRNQDLLVSLAFALRSFTNLHRFLELVPVVVSRLVGVDGALIVPFQSDGRLWRDQLQAVPVEQSQDLFRRLASFQPGESAGFGTDDAQMLALDRLVQRCLPKAGLFATSVVVRGRCRGRLYVFDPSSELVWTEVHRRHAQLVADLAGVAIENDLMLQDARRHERVDRQLSIGAEIQAQLLPDHCPVIEGVELAARCRPAFQVGGDYYDFIPTRPELIGRRRERGRWALVMGDVMGKGVPAGLLMTMLRGMLRAEVLSGLSPDRILHDLNQLAQEDLAQSHRFVTLFYSDFDPRTRRLRYANAAHNPPLLWRSEQRSISRLDAAGLLIGLQPEADYGLGEVRLDPGDVLLYYTDGVTEAPGITGDRFDEARLIRALESACRSGQGSQGILDTLFERLDRFVGANRQLEDDASMVVLKVPEAVTLPNMVVPLP, from the coding sequence TTGAGCAGCAAGCCACCCCGTCGTCATTCCACCCCGGTCCAGCGGGCTGTAGCTCCTTCGCCGCAGGCGATGGCGTCGTTGCGTCAATTGTTCGACAGCTTGAGCAACGAACAGCGACGCAACCAGGATCTGCTGGTGTCGCTGGCTTTTGCCCTGCGCAGTTTTACCAACCTGCATCGCTTTTTAGAGCTGGTGCCTGTTGTGGTGTCTCGACTTGTGGGAGTCGATGGTGCTCTCATCGTGCCGTTTCAATCCGATGGTCGTTTGTGGCGCGATCAACTTCAGGCTGTCCCCGTTGAGCAGTCTCAGGACCTTTTTCGCCGCTTAGCGAGCTTCCAGCCAGGGGAATCAGCTGGTTTTGGCACCGATGACGCCCAGATGTTGGCCTTGGATCGATTGGTCCAACGCTGTCTTCCGAAGGCGGGCTTATTCGCTACATCCGTGGTGGTTCGCGGTCGATGTCGCGGTCGTTTGTACGTGTTTGATCCTTCGTCCGAATTGGTTTGGACCGAGGTGCATCGCCGTCATGCCCAATTGGTGGCCGATTTGGCGGGGGTAGCGATCGAAAATGATTTGATGTTGCAAGATGCCCGTCGCCATGAACGGGTTGATCGCCAGCTGAGCATTGGGGCGGAAATTCAGGCCCAATTGCTGCCCGATCATTGCCCGGTGATTGAGGGTGTGGAGCTTGCCGCTCGATGCCGTCCAGCCTTCCAAGTGGGAGGTGATTACTACGATTTCATTCCCACGCGTCCTGAACTCATTGGTCGGCGACGGGAACGTGGTCGCTGGGCATTGGTCATGGGCGATGTGATGGGAAAGGGTGTTCCCGCTGGTTTGCTGATGACCATGTTGCGCGGGATGCTCCGTGCGGAAGTTCTCAGTGGATTATCACCCGATCGCATCCTTCATGACCTCAACCAACTCGCCCAAGAGGACCTTGCGCAATCCCACAGATTCGTGACGTTGTTTTATTCGGATTTCGATCCGCGAACACGTCGTTTGCGATATGCCAATGCAGCCCATAACCCCCCTTTGCTCTGGCGCTCAGAGCAAAGAAGTATCAGCAGGTTGGATGCTGCTGGTTTGCTGATTGGATTACAGCCGGAGGCGGATTATGGGCTCGGTGAAGTGCGGCTGGATCCGGGTGATGTTCTCCTCTATTACACCGATGGTGTCACCGAAGCGCCTGGAATAACGGGAGATCGCTTTGATGAAGCTCGGTTGATTCGTGCCTTGGAGAGTGCCTGCCGCAGTGGCCAAGGGTCCCAGGGAATTCTCGACACCTTGTTTGAGCGTCTCGATCGATTTGTGGGGGCGAACCGACAGCTCGAAGACGACGCCTCCATGGTGGTGTTGAAAGTGCCCGAGGCGGTCACACTGCCAAACATGGTTGTTCCATTGCCTTAG
- the argH gene encoding argininosuccinate lyase, which produces MAGGVTGGADGTWSDRFEQGLHPFIEVFNASIGFDLTLLQEDLDGSIAHARMLGSCGVISVEEAEQLVQGLETIRSEAHAGTFQPGLADEDVHFAVERRLIALLGPVGKKLHTGRSRNDQVGTDLRLWLRRRLDELEGDLQRLQRALVAQADLHRRTMIPGYTHLQRAQPLCLAHHLLAYVEMLERDRLRLHDVRSRVNICPLGAAALAGTPVPIDRQQTAKALGFDAIYANSLDAVSDRDFCVEFSAAASLVMAHLSRLAEEVIAWASEEFRFVRLSDRCATGSSLMPQKKNPDVPELVRGKCGRVFGHLQGLLTMIKGLPLAYNKDFQEDKEALFDAFRTTRDCIEAMAILFEEGLEFRTERLNTAVEQDFSNATDVADYLVAKGVPFREAYQLVGAVVRRCLDEGCLLRDLSLAAWQELHPAFEADLHDALAPQAVVAARRSEGGTGFDRVDEQLGRWLQHLNGTQPVG; this is translated from the coding sequence ATGGCTGGTGGGGTGACAGGCGGCGCCGACGGCACCTGGAGTGATCGCTTCGAGCAAGGCTTGCATCCCTTTATTGAAGTGTTCAACGCTTCGATTGGGTTTGATCTCACGTTGCTTCAGGAGGATTTGGATGGCTCGATTGCCCATGCACGGATGCTCGGTTCCTGCGGGGTGATCAGCGTTGAGGAAGCAGAGCAGTTGGTGCAGGGTTTGGAGACGATTCGGAGCGAAGCTCATGCGGGAACGTTTCAGCCCGGACTCGCCGATGAAGATGTTCATTTCGCCGTAGAGCGGCGATTGATTGCGCTGTTGGGGCCGGTTGGCAAAAAATTGCACACCGGCCGCAGTCGCAATGATCAAGTTGGAACGGATTTGCGCTTGTGGTTACGGCGCCGCTTGGATGAATTGGAGGGCGATCTGCAACGCTTGCAGCGGGCTCTTGTGGCGCAGGCTGATCTGCATCGCCGCACGATGATTCCGGGCTACACCCACCTTCAACGGGCTCAGCCGCTTTGTTTGGCGCATCACCTTCTTGCTTACGTAGAGATGTTGGAGCGGGATCGGTTGCGTCTTCACGATGTGCGCAGCCGGGTGAACATTTGCCCCCTTGGTGCGGCGGCGTTGGCTGGAACCCCGGTTCCCATTGATCGTCAGCAGACGGCGAAGGCTTTGGGATTTGATGCGATCTATGCCAACAGCCTTGATGCGGTAAGCGACCGTGATTTTTGTGTGGAGTTTTCGGCAGCGGCTTCCTTGGTGATGGCCCATCTCAGCCGTTTGGCTGAGGAGGTGATTGCTTGGGCATCAGAGGAGTTCAGATTCGTTCGTCTCAGTGATCGGTGTGCGACCGGTAGCAGTTTGATGCCGCAGAAAAAAAATCCTGATGTGCCCGAATTGGTGCGTGGCAAATGCGGACGGGTGTTCGGCCACTTGCAGGGGCTGCTCACCATGATCAAGGGCCTTCCGTTGGCCTACAACAAAGATTTTCAAGAAGACAAAGAGGCTCTCTTCGATGCGTTTCGCACCACCCGCGATTGCATTGAGGCCATGGCGATTCTGTTTGAAGAAGGTCTTGAGTTCCGTACGGAACGTTTGAACACGGCCGTGGAACAAGATTTCTCTAATGCCACCGATGTGGCTGATTACCTCGTTGCCAAGGGAGTTCCCTTCCGGGAGGCGTATCAGCTTGTTGGTGCTGTTGTTCGCCGATGCCTTGATGAAGGTTGTTTGCTAAGAGATTTAAGCCTCGCGGCATGGCAGGAGTTGCATCCAGCATTTGAAGCTGATTTGCATGATGCGCTTGCCCCGCAGGCAGTTGTGGCCGCTCGTCGTAGTGAAGGTGGAACAGGATTTGATCGGGTGGATGAACAATTAGGCCGCTGGTTGCAGCATTTGAACGGAACGCAACCTGTGGGATGA
- a CDS encoding RNA recognition motif domain-containing protein produces MSIFVGNLPFRAEQEDVTELFAQFGEVVNCALPLERDTGRKRGFAFVEMSDDAAEEAAIEGLQGAELMGRPLRINKAEPRGSAPRRGGGGGGYGGGGGGGGYGGGGGGGGYGGGGGGGGYGGGGGGGGYGGGGGGGDRPSGARGWEDRSYGARDSAAPQGGNAYDEGRSRRRRSSGGGGTGASGGDDFSGYGGAEG; encoded by the coding sequence GTGAGCATTTTTGTTGGCAACCTTCCCTTCCGCGCTGAGCAGGAGGACGTGACTGAGCTGTTTGCTCAGTTCGGTGAAGTCGTGAATTGTGCCCTTCCCCTCGAGCGGGATACCGGCCGAAAGCGCGGATTTGCTTTTGTCGAAATGTCCGACGATGCAGCCGAAGAAGCTGCCATCGAAGGTCTCCAGGGCGCTGAACTCATGGGCCGCCCGCTTCGTATCAATAAGGCTGAGCCTCGCGGAAGCGCCCCACGTCGTGGCGGCGGCGGCGGTGGTTACGGCGGCGGTGGCGGCGGTGGTGGCTACGGCGGTGGCGGCGGCGGCGGTGGTTACGGCGGCGGTGGCGGCGGTGGTGGCTACGGCGGCGGTGGTGGCGGTGGCGGTTACGGCGGCGGCGGCGGCGGCGGTGATCGCCCCTCTGGTGCCCGTGGTTGGGAAGATCGCAGTTATGGCGCCCGAGACAGTGCTGCTCCCCAAGGCGGCAATGCCTATGACGAAGGCCGTAGTCGTCGTCGTCGCTCCTCTGGTGGCGGTGGTACTGGTGCCAGTGGTGGTGACGATTTCTCTGGTTACGGGGGAGCTGAGGGTTAA
- the dusA gene encoding tRNA dihydrouridine(20/20a) synthase DusA, with product MTEVGSPATVAAHSFSVAPMLDCTDRHFRVLMRQISRRALLYSEMVVAQALHYTNRRDRLLDFDPIEHPIALQVGGDDPNLLADAARLALDWGYDEINLNVGCPSQRVQAGNFGACLMADPDLVARCVEAMGQATALPVTVKHRIGIDDLDNDELLTAFVDRVAAAGAQRFSVHARKAWLEGLDPKQNRTIPPLQHERVVALKQRRPDLLIELNGGLETPEDCLAALHECDGAMVGRAAYAHPLRWADIDHLIYGEPPRQLLASDVVEGLIPHAALHLHRGGRLWDLCRHLVQLVEGVPGARHWRRELGERSQRKGADLNILEEAGRQLKDAGL from the coding sequence ATGACCGAGGTTGGAAGTCCAGCAACCGTTGCTGCCCACAGCTTCAGCGTGGCGCCAATGCTCGATTGCACGGATCGGCACTTTCGCGTGCTGATGCGACAGATCAGCCGTCGAGCCCTTCTGTACTCGGAGATGGTTGTTGCTCAAGCCCTGCATTACACCAACCGACGCGACCGGCTGCTGGATTTCGATCCCATCGAACACCCCATTGCTCTGCAGGTGGGTGGCGATGATCCCAACCTTCTTGCCGATGCTGCCCGCCTCGCTTTGGACTGGGGCTACGACGAAATCAATCTGAATGTGGGGTGCCCAAGCCAAAGAGTGCAAGCCGGTAACTTCGGGGCCTGCTTAATGGCCGATCCCGATCTAGTGGCCAGGTGTGTTGAGGCAATGGGTCAAGCCACTGCACTACCCGTGACCGTGAAACACAGGATTGGCATTGACGATCTGGATAACGACGAGTTGCTCACAGCTTTTGTTGATCGGGTGGCGGCGGCCGGAGCCCAACGGTTTTCCGTTCATGCCCGAAAAGCATGGTTGGAAGGTTTAGACCCCAAACAAAATCGAACCATCCCGCCACTGCAGCACGAGCGCGTTGTCGCGCTCAAGCAACGTCGCCCAGATTTATTGATCGAACTCAATGGTGGCCTCGAAACACCTGAGGATTGTTTAGCTGCCCTGCATGAATGCGATGGAGCGATGGTTGGCCGAGCCGCCTACGCCCACCCCTTGCGATGGGCAGACATCGACCATTTGATCTATGGAGAACCCCCACGCCAACTCTTGGCATCGGATGTGGTTGAAGGCTTGATTCCCCATGCCGCATTGCACTTACACCGAGGAGGTCGGCTTTGGGATCTATGCCGACACTTGGTTCAACTCGTTGAGGGCGTACCCGGTGCACGCCATTGGCGTCGCGAGCTCGGCGAACGATCCCAACGCAAAGGCGCCGATCTCAACATTTTGGAAGAGGCCGGACGTCAACTAAAAGACGCCGGCCTCTAA
- the msrB gene encoding peptide-methionine (R)-S-oxide reductase MsrB, whose amino-acid sequence MTNSSAVLSRRSLMFAALAGVFGSLWRPKTVLAASKANDPQWDLSPEVWRERLSPQAFDVLRNEGTERPFTSPLNDEKRSGNYHCAGCDLALFSSEGKFDSGTGWPSFWQPLSEAIETKVDFKLIVPRTEYHCSRCGGHQGHVFNDGPRPTGKRYCNNGVALVFRPAT is encoded by the coding sequence ATGACCAATAGTTCGGCTGTTCTGTCCCGTCGTTCATTGATGTTTGCTGCACTAGCTGGTGTTTTTGGGAGTCTGTGGCGGCCCAAAACGGTTCTAGCGGCCTCAAAGGCCAATGATCCTCAGTGGGATCTCAGCCCAGAGGTTTGGCGAGAGCGTCTATCCCCCCAAGCCTTTGACGTCCTCCGTAACGAGGGCACTGAGCGTCCGTTTACGAGTCCTTTAAATGATGAAAAACGCAGCGGTAATTACCACTGCGCCGGATGCGATTTGGCGTTGTTTTCATCGGAGGGAAAGTTTGATAGCGGAACGGGTTGGCCCAGTTTTTGGCAACCACTCAGCGAAGCGATCGAGACGAAAGTAGATTTCAAATTGATTGTCCCGCGCACGGAATATCACTGTTCGCGCTGCGGTGGACATCAGGGCCATGTGTTTAATGACGGACCCCGACCAACTGGAAAGCGTTACTGCAACAACGGAGTCGCCCTCGTCTTCCGCCCTGCAACCTGA
- a CDS encoding NAD(P)/FAD-dependent oxidoreductase, with product MAAITAAEQGVQSVLVLEGTPELLNKVRISGGGRCNVTHACWDPAELVGHYPRGQRALRGMFSRFAAGDAIAWFADRGLVLIEEADGRMFPQQNRSEAVIQCLKQAALTAGVQVQTRVMVQRLSAQLEGGFVVGGRGLDQPLLAQKVMLATGGHPSGRKMAENLGHQLVPPVPSLFSLSLNASVLAACSGIAVDDVGLDLKLNDQRFRHVGRVLITHRGLSGPATLRLSAFAARALHGSRYRGELRVDWSAGLGRSGVEQRLQQWRQVEARRSVGAAKPFDHLPRRLWQAFLNLAGVDGEGRWADFSAKAQRKLIEILCAQCLPIVGRGPFGEEFVTAGGVALGDVNLATMESRRCPGLFIAGELLDVDGVTGGFNFQACWSGGWLAGQAIAKAD from the coding sequence ATGGCCGCCATCACCGCTGCTGAGCAGGGAGTCCAGAGCGTGCTCGTGCTGGAGGGCACCCCAGAGCTCCTCAACAAAGTTCGAATCAGTGGTGGTGGTCGCTGCAACGTCACCCACGCCTGTTGGGATCCGGCTGAACTTGTGGGTCATTACCCCCGCGGTCAGAGGGCATTGCGAGGAATGTTCAGTCGGTTTGCTGCAGGAGATGCCATCGCTTGGTTTGCGGATCGAGGTTTGGTTCTCATTGAGGAGGCTGATGGTCGGATGTTTCCGCAGCAGAACCGTTCGGAGGCGGTGATTCAGTGCCTGAAGCAGGCTGCTCTGACGGCTGGTGTGCAGGTGCAAACGCGGGTGATGGTGCAGCGTTTATCAGCGCAGTTAGAGGGCGGTTTTGTAGTGGGTGGCCGCGGCTTGGATCAGCCGTTGTTAGCTCAAAAGGTGATGTTGGCCACTGGCGGCCATCCCAGCGGCAGGAAGATGGCCGAAAACCTTGGTCATCAGCTCGTTCCACCGGTCCCATCGTTGTTCAGCCTTTCGCTGAACGCGTCCGTTTTGGCGGCTTGCAGCGGTATTGCTGTGGATGATGTCGGCTTGGACCTGAAGCTCAACGACCAGCGCTTCCGGCACGTCGGACGCGTGTTGATCACCCACCGCGGACTGAGTGGTCCTGCCACCCTTCGACTTTCTGCGTTTGCTGCTCGCGCCTTGCATGGGAGTCGCTATCGGGGAGAACTCAGGGTGGATTGGAGTGCTGGCCTGGGGCGCTCTGGGGTGGAGCAACGTTTGCAGCAGTGGCGACAGGTGGAAGCGCGTCGCAGTGTGGGCGCCGCTAAGCCGTTTGATCACCTTCCCAGGCGGCTTTGGCAGGCATTTTTGAACTTGGCTGGAGTGGATGGGGAAGGCCGTTGGGCCGACTTTTCCGCCAAAGCGCAGCGCAAGTTGATCGAGATTCTCTGCGCTCAGTGTTTACCGATCGTGGGGCGTGGTCCCTTTGGCGAGGAGTTCGTGACCGCCGGTGGAGTGGCTCTTGGCGATGTGAATCTTGCAACAATGGAAAGCCGGCGCTGTCCTGGGCTGTTCATCGCTGGAGAGTTGCTGGATGTGGATGGAGTGACCGGGGGGTTTAACTTCCAGGCCTGCTGGAGTGGTGGTTGGTTGGCAGGCCAGGCCATTGCCAAGGCAGATTGA
- the grpE gene encoding nucleotide exchange factor GrpE, translating into MSGDASTSAQDQNVESNDVPAIPDVDAGTPIDPVVEETPTLDTEIDPANRLQQLEQELNSLKQEHEAVQSQYMRIAADFDNFRKRQARDQDDLRQQLVCSTLTEILPVVDNFERARQQLNPEGEEAQALHRSYQGLYKQLVDVLKQQGVARMEVVGQEFDPTLHEAVLREENQEHAEDIVCEELQRGYHRDGRVLRHAMVKVSMGPGPESSSDAASEQPQEGDA; encoded by the coding sequence ATGAGCGGCGACGCCTCCACTTCAGCGCAGGATCAAAACGTCGAATCCAACGATGTTCCCGCGATTCCGGACGTCGATGCCGGCACCCCGATTGATCCTGTTGTGGAGGAAACTCCCACGTTGGACACGGAAATCGATCCAGCGAACCGCCTCCAGCAGCTTGAGCAGGAACTCAATTCCCTGAAGCAAGAACACGAAGCAGTTCAATCGCAGTACATGCGCATCGCGGCGGATTTCGACAATTTTCGAAAGCGTCAGGCGCGTGATCAAGACGACCTACGTCAGCAGCTGGTCTGCTCAACGCTCACTGAAATCCTTCCTGTGGTGGACAATTTCGAGCGCGCCCGTCAGCAGCTCAACCCTGAAGGGGAAGAAGCCCAGGCCCTCCATCGCAGTTATCAGGGCCTCTACAAACAGCTTGTCGATGTGTTGAAGCAGCAAGGTGTCGCGCGGATGGAAGTTGTTGGCCAAGAGTTCGATCCAACTCTCCACGAGGCAGTGCTTCGGGAAGAAAATCAGGAGCATGCGGAAGACATCGTTTGTGAGGAGCTCCAACGGGGTTATCACCGTGATGGCAGGGTTCTGCGACACGCCATGGTGAAAGTGTCGATGGGGCCAGGGCCAGAAAGCAGCTCAGATGCAGCATCGGAACAGCCCCAAGAGGGTGACGCCTGA
- the dnaJ gene encoding molecular chaperone DnaJ yields the protein MADYYDLLGVSRDADADSLKRAYRKMARQYHPDINKEAGAEDKFKEIGRAYEVLNDPQTRARYDQFGEAGVGGAAGGPDMGDMGGFSDLFETFFQGFGGPGASGGRPRRRGPQQGDDLRYDLTIDFEQAVFGQEQEIKIPHLETCDTCGGSGAKPGSSPTTCGTCGGAGQVRRATRTPFGSFTQVAECPNCEGTGQVIADPCGACGGQGVHQVRKKLRINIPAGVDTGTRLRVSGEGNAGPRGGPSGDLYVFLTVKSHPRLRRDGLNLLSEVKVSYLQAILGDTIEVETVEGKQELDIPAGTQPGTVLTLANQGIPKLGNPVARGDQRITVTVELPKRISDPERELLERLAGHHSARGKQHHHHNSGLFARLFGQK from the coding sequence ATGGCCGACTATTACGACCTGCTTGGGGTAAGTCGGGATGCCGATGCGGATTCACTGAAGCGTGCCTACCGGAAGATGGCTCGTCAGTACCACCCGGACATCAATAAAGAAGCGGGCGCCGAAGACAAGTTCAAGGAAATCGGTCGCGCCTACGAGGTCTTGAACGACCCCCAGACTCGGGCCCGATACGACCAGTTTGGAGAAGCTGGCGTTGGGGGTGCAGCCGGTGGCCCAGACATGGGCGACATGGGCGGTTTTTCCGACTTATTCGAGACGTTTTTCCAGGGATTTGGTGGTCCGGGTGCTTCGGGGGGGCGCCCACGACGGCGTGGGCCTCAGCAAGGGGATGACCTCCGCTACGACCTCACGATTGATTTTGAGCAGGCGGTCTTCGGTCAAGAGCAGGAAATCAAGATTCCGCATTTGGAGACCTGCGACACCTGCGGTGGAAGTGGTGCCAAACCCGGCAGCTCTCCCACAACTTGTGGAACCTGTGGTGGTGCTGGGCAAGTGAGGCGAGCCACGCGAACACCGTTTGGCAGCTTTACCCAGGTGGCGGAGTGCCCCAATTGCGAGGGCACCGGCCAAGTGATTGCCGATCCCTGTGGAGCTTGTGGGGGCCAAGGAGTTCACCAGGTGCGTAAAAAGCTGCGCATCAACATTCCCGCTGGGGTCGATACCGGCACGCGTTTGCGCGTTTCCGGTGAAGGCAATGCCGGCCCTCGGGGGGGTCCGTCGGGGGATCTCTACGTTTTTCTAACGGTTAAGTCCCATCCCCGTTTGCGTCGTGATGGTCTCAACCTTCTCTCTGAAGTGAAGGTCAGTTATCTCCAGGCCATCCTCGGCGACACGATTGAAGTGGAAACCGTTGAAGGCAAGCAAGAACTCGACATTCCAGCGGGAACACAGCCCGGCACCGTCTTGACCTTGGCCAATCAGGGGATCCCCAAATTGGGCAACCCTGTTGCCCGCGGCGATCAGCGCATCACGGTCACGGTGGAACTGCCGAAGCGCATTTCCGATCCTGAGCGGGAACTGTTGGAGCGTTTGGCGGGTCACCACTCCGCTCGAGGGAAGCAACACCACCATCACAACAGTGGACTGTTTGCCCGCTTGTTTGGCCAGAAATGA
- a CDS encoding sulfurtransferase TusA family protein produces the protein MTDSRSLDLRGTPCPVNFVRCKLTLETMHPGDQLDVDLDRGEPEEMVVPGLRDAGHQVVVSGDDPAWVHLQVTCGG, from the coding sequence ATGACGGACTCCCGTTCCCTCGATTTGAGAGGAACCCCTTGTCCGGTCAACTTCGTCCGTTGCAAGCTCACTTTGGAAACCATGCATCCGGGCGATCAACTCGATGTTGATCTCGATCGTGGTGAACCCGAGGAGATGGTGGTGCCTGGATTGCGCGATGCAGGCCACCAGGTGGTCGTGTCTGGGGATGATCCAGCCTGGGTGCACCTGCAGGTGACCTGTGGTGGCTGA